The window AGCGGCTGCGTGCCGAGGTTCAGCGAGGCATCGACCTGGATCGGCTGCGGATCGGTCTTTTCGAAATCGAAGATGCCGACGTTGGCATCGAAACGCAGGCCTGTGAGGTGCAGCGTCTGGCTGCCGGCGGTGTTGGGCATGGGGTTTTCGTCCACTAGGACATCAGCGAAAAATCGCGGTCGAACTTCATCAGGTGCTGGCCGCCGTCGACCACCAGCGTGGTGCCGGTGAGCGACTGGTTGTCCAGCGCGAACTTGACCGTGGCCGCCACGTCGGCCGGCGTGGACGAGCGGCCCAGCGGTGCCAGCCGGTGGCGCTCGGCGAAGGCCGCGTCGTCCAGCAGGTGGCTGGTGAGCGTGAGCCCGGGCGCCACGCCCACGACGCGCACGCGCGGCGCCAGCGCCAGCGCCAGCATGGTGCCGGCGGCCTCGAGCGCGGCCTTGGACAGGGTGTAGCTGAAAAAATCCGGGTTCAGGTTCCATAACTTCTGGTCGAGCAGGTTGACCACCACCCCTGCCACCCGGGCCGTGCCTGGCCGATCGGGCCGCTCGGCCAGGTGCGCATGCAACGCCTGTGCCAGCAGCACCGGGGCGCCGGTGTTGGCGCGCCAGTGCCGCTCCATCGATGCGAAGCTGAAACTCTCGGCGCCGTCGTTCTCGAAGGTCGAGGCGCTGTTGACCACGGCGTCCACCGCGCCGAAATGCGCCACCACCCGCGGCAGCAGCGCGCGCACCGCGGCCTCGTCGGCCAGGTCGGCCTGGAATTTCGCATGAAAAGTGCCGCTGTCCCTGGATAAATCGGCGCAGTCAGCTACAGTTTTGCTAGCGTCCTGTTCGGAGCTTCGGTAATGGACCGCCACCTGCCAGCCCGCCGAGGCCAGCGCCAGCGCGATCTCGCGGCCCAGCCGCTTGGCCGCGCCGGTGACCAGCACGGTGCGCGCGGCGGGTACGGCTTCGGAGGCGGAATCGGGCAGGGGCGGCATTCGGGGACAATCCAGGGGTGATCACAAGTCCCCACAGTTTAACGACCGCCCTCCAGGGCGAGATTTCCGCCGCCATCCGCACCGCCGGCGGCTGGATCGGCTTCGACCGTTTCATGGCCATGGCGCTGTACACGCCGGGCCTGGGCTACTACGCCAACACCAGCCTCAAGTTCGGCACCATGCCCACCGTCATGGAAGACGGACAGCGCGTCACCGGCAGCGATTTCGTCACCGCGCCCGAGATGTCGCCGCTATTCGGCCGTGCGCTGGCCGCGCAGATCGCCGAGGCGCTCGAGGCCACCGGCACCCGTGAAGTCTGGGAATTTGGCGCGGGTTCGGGCGCGCTCGCGCTGCAGCTGCTCGAGGCCCTCGGCGACCGGATCGACCGCTACACCATCGTCGACCTCTCCGGCGTGCTGCGCGGGCGCCAGCAGGCGGCGCTGGCGGCGTTCGAAGGCAAGGTCGTCTGGGTCGATGCACTGCCCGAGGCCATGCACGGCGTGGTCGTCGGCAACGAGGTGCTCGACGCCATGCCGGTGCAGCTATTGGCGCGCGTCGACGGCGAATGGTTCGAGCGCGGCGTGGCCGAGGGGGAAGGCGATGCCCCATGGGCCTGGCAGGACCGTACCACCGATTTGCGCCCGCCGGTCGACATCGAAGGCCCGCACGACTACCTCACCGAGATCCATGCGCAGGGCGTGGCCTTCATCCACACCCTGGCCGAACGGCTGCAGCGCGGCGCGGCGTTCTTCCTCGACTACGGCTTTCCCGAGGGCGAGTACTACCATCCGCAGCGCAGCGGCGGCACGGTGATGTGCCACCGGGCGCACCGGGCCGATCCCGATCCGCTGGCCGACGTCGGCCTGAAGGACATCACCGCCCACGTCAATTTCACCGCCATCGCGCTGGCCGGCCAGGACGCGGGGCTGGAGGTGCTGGGTTATGCCAACCAGGCGCGTTTCCTGATGAACTGCGGCCTGCTCGCACGGATGGAACAGGGCGACGTCATGGACCGCGCGCGGGCCATTAAGCTGATCCAGGAGCACGAAATGGGTGAACTGTTCAAGGTGGTCGGCTTCGCCAAGGGGACTGCCTGGGATGCAATCGGTTTCAAAAACGGCGATCGCAGCCACACGCTTTGACATCATGATCCGCTGGCTGCTTGTCATTTTCGTGGCGCTGATTTTCATCAGCTGGTTTACACCCTTGCTCGGCAAATTGGGCTTCGGCAAACTGCCGGGCGACGTGAGATTCAAACTGTTCGGGCGTGAGTGGTTTCTGCCATTCACCACCACCATCGTGCTGAGCGCCTTGGCCAGCGTCATTTCAAAAATCCTCTAGTTTTTCGAGCTATTCCCATGAAAGCATGTGTAGACATCGGCGGCACCAAGGTCGCCGTCAGCCTGACCGACAACCAGGGCACCACCCCCAGCCTGCAGGCGCGCCGCGCCGAGCCCACGGCCAAGACCGGTGCCAACGACGCGTTGGCCGTGCAGATCATCCGCATGGTCGAGGAGGCCTGCGCCGAAGTCGGCGTGCAGGCGTCCACGGTCGACGAGGTCGGGGTGTCGTCCTGCGGGCCGTTCGTGCTCACCGACGGCCTGGTCGAATTGGCCGCGCCCAACATCTGCGGCGGCCTGGCCGGCCCGGCGCGCGGCCTGCCCAACGACTGGCATTCCGCCCTGCTCGAAGCCCCGCTGCGCGCGCGCTTCGGCCAACGGGTGCGGGTGGAGAACGACTGCATCGCCGCACTCGAGGCCGAACGCCGCTGGGGCGCGCTGCAGGGGCTGGACCACTGCGCGTACGTGACCTGGAGCACCGGCATCGGCATGGGCCTGTGCGTGGACGGCCACATCCTGCGCGGCAAGAACGGCAATGCCGGCCACGCGGGCCACATGTTCGTCTCGGACAACAACGACGCGCTGTGCGGCTGCGGCAACATCGGCGACGTGGAAGGCCTGATCGCGGGCAATGCCATCGCGCGCCGCTTCGGCCAGGAAGCCGCGCCTTTGTTCAAGGCGGCGGGTGCCGGCGATGCTGACGCGCTGGCCATCGTCGATGGCCTGTGCCTCGTGATGGGTCGCACGCTGTACAACCTGGTGGTCACGCTCGACCTGCAGGCCATCAGCCTGGGCGGCAGCGTTTTCTGGCACAACCGCGATTTACTGCTGCCGCGCCTGCAATCGCATATTGACGGCCGCCTGCCTTCATTAACCGCGGGCATGCGTTGTGTCCCAGCCGGACTGGCGGACAAGGTGGGCGATTACGCCGCTTT of the Rhodoferax koreense genome contains:
- a CDS encoding SDR family oxidoreductase, with the translated sequence MPPLPDSASEAVPAARTVLVTGAAKRLGREIALALASAGWQVAVHYRSSEQDASKTVADCADLSRDSGTFHAKFQADLADEAAVRALLPRVVAHFGAVDAVVNSASTFENDGAESFSFASMERHWRANTGAPVLLAQALHAHLAERPDRPGTARVAGVVVNLLDQKLWNLNPDFFSYTLSKAALEAAGTMLALALAPRVRVVGVAPGLTLTSHLLDDAAFAERHRLAPLGRSSTPADVAATVKFALDNQSLTGTTLVVDGGQHLMKFDRDFSLMS
- a CDS encoding ROK family protein, translated to MKACVDIGGTKVAVSLTDNQGTTPSLQARRAEPTAKTGANDALAVQIIRMVEEACAEVGVQASTVDEVGVSSCGPFVLTDGLVELAAPNICGGLAGPARGLPNDWHSALLEAPLRARFGQRVRVENDCIAALEAERRWGALQGLDHCAYVTWSTGIGMGLCVDGHILRGKNGNAGHAGHMFVSDNNDALCGCGNIGDVEGLIAGNAIARRFGQEAAPLFKAAGAGDADALAIVDGLCLVMGRTLYNLVVTLDLQAISLGGSVFWHNRDLLLPRLQSHIDGRLPSLTAGMRCVPAGLADKVGDYAALALLSHGA
- a CDS encoding DUF2905 domain-containing protein, with the translated sequence MIRWLLVIFVALIFISWFTPLLGKLGFGKLPGDVRFKLFGREWFLPFTTTIVLSALASVISKIL
- a CDS encoding class I SAM-dependent methyltransferase, giving the protein MITSPHSLTTALQGEISAAIRTAGGWIGFDRFMAMALYTPGLGYYANTSLKFGTMPTVMEDGQRVTGSDFVTAPEMSPLFGRALAAQIAEALEATGTREVWEFGAGSGALALQLLEALGDRIDRYTIVDLSGVLRGRQQAALAAFEGKVVWVDALPEAMHGVVVGNEVLDAMPVQLLARVDGEWFERGVAEGEGDAPWAWQDRTTDLRPPVDIEGPHDYLTEIHAQGVAFIHTLAERLQRGAAFFLDYGFPEGEYYHPQRSGGTVMCHRAHRADPDPLADVGLKDITAHVNFTAIALAGQDAGLEVLGYANQARFLMNCGLLARMEQGDVMDRARAIKLIQEHEMGELFKVVGFAKGTAWDAIGFKNGDRSHTL